One window of the Deltaproteobacteria bacterium genome contains the following:
- a CDS encoding trimethylamine methyltransferase family protein, translating into MRRNLHAGKRQSGGFSLNVFSDDELYEIHLATLEVLQKTGVFVEDQEALEIFDGGGAMVDPEKRIVKIPPHLVEDAIRSAPAKLYLAGRNPDNDIVLESNRVGFTNFGEGVQMVDPYTGKVRPSTKADVAATALMVDYLSDIDVYERAVVAHDVPQEVAQVHHGEAFLANTSKHCFLGPGGGRQLKKLVDMAAAVVGGKERLRERPIISFITCPVSPLKLVKESCEIIIESARAGMVINILSMAMAGGSSPVTLAGTLVTHNAEVLAGTVLNQLTCRGAPVIYGSSTTCLDLRMATAPVGSPELGMISAAVAQMARYYLLPSWVAGG; encoded by the coding sequence TTGAGAAGGAATCTGCATGCGGGCAAGAGGCAAAGTGGGGGATTTAGTCTTAACGTTTTTTCCGATGACGAGCTCTACGAGATCCATCTGGCCACCCTGGAGGTCCTCCAGAAGACCGGGGTCTTCGTGGAAGACCAGGAGGCCCTCGAGATCTTTGACGGCGGGGGGGCGATGGTCGATCCGGAAAAGAGAATCGTGAAAATCCCTCCCCATCTTGTTGAGGACGCGATACGCTCGGCTCCTGCCAAGCTCTACCTGGCAGGACGGAATCCCGATAATGACATCGTTCTCGAAAGCAACCGGGTGGGGTTTACCAACTTCGGTGAAGGGGTCCAGATGGTCGACCCCTACACGGGCAAGGTCAGACCCTCCACAAAGGCGGACGTGGCCGCAACGGCCTTGATGGTAGATTACCTGAGCGACATTGATGTCTATGAAAGGGCCGTGGTCGCCCATGACGTGCCGCAGGAGGTGGCTCAGGTTCACCACGGAGAGGCCTTCCTCGCCAACACCTCCAAGCACTGTTTCCTTGGGCCGGGCGGCGGCAGACAATTGAAGAAACTCGTCGACATGGCAGCCGCCGTTGTCGGCGGCAAGGAGAGACTGAGGGAGCGGCCTATCATCTCCTTTATCACGTGTCCGGTGAGCCCCCTGAAGTTGGTCAAGGAGTCCTGTGAGATCATAATCGAGTCGGCCCGGGCGGGCATGGTGATCAACATCCTGTCCATGGCCATGGCAGGGGGATCTTCGCCGGTGACTCTGGCCGGGACTCTGGTGACCCATAACGCAGAGGTTCTTGCCGGGACCGTGCTCAACCAGTTGACATGCAGGGGGGCACCCGTAATCTACGGCAGCTCCACCACCTGTCTCGACCTGAGAATGGCCACCGCGCCGGTGGGATCTCCTGAGCTGGGTATGATAAGTGCGGCCGTGGCCCAGATGGCCCGTTACTATTTACTGCCGAGCTGGGTTGCAGGCGGGTAG
- a CDS encoding trimethylamine methyltransferase family protein, whose amino-acid sequence MLDGQAAHEKTLTGLLPALAGANLIYGLGMLEMGMTFSFAQLVMDNEFARMIKHAVRGIPVDDETLAVDVIREVGSFGDFLSHDSTLKHMRAVQSQPRLIDRRTREDWEKSGRTSMTERAEEEARHILETYKPEPLPDHVLSTLRSIVEETEEEFGVSRKKTG is encoded by the coding sequence ATCCTCGACGGTCAGGCCGCCCATGAAAAGACCCTTACCGGCCTGTTACCAGCATTGGCAGGGGCCAATCTGATCTACGGTTTGGGGATGCTCGAGATGGGAATGACCTTCAGTTTCGCCCAGTTGGTTATGGACAATGAGTTTGCCCGGATGATAAAACACGCTGTCAGGGGTATCCCGGTCGATGATGAGACTCTGGCGGTGGATGTTATTCGAGAGGTAGGATCCTTCGGTGATTTCCTCAGCCATGACAGCACCCTCAAGCACATGAGGGCGGTCCAGTCTCAGCCGCGGTTGATCGATCGGAGAACGCGGGAGGATTGGGAGAAATCAGGAAGAACCAGCATGACCGAGAGAGCCGAGGAAGAGGCGAGGCATATCTTGGAGACTTACAAGCCGGAGCCGCTGCCGGATCATGTGCTTTCCACCCTCCGTTCCATCGTGGAGGAGACCGAAGAGGAATTCGGAGTTTCCAGGAAGAAGACCGGGTAG
- a CDS encoding aspartate aminotransferase family protein, with protein sequence MEKMNSSARLILNRTSKQEIEGGITIITRGEGVHVYDQDGKRYLDLVSGVFRPVHVGYGRKEIAQAVYDQICELPYFCPSQYSNIPAMELADVVAGISPEGLNRFLFVCDGSEAVEAAFKLAKHYHEYMGDKKRTKIISRRGAYHGTTGGALRALGTSLPMRQIMEPFAAASVFVESPYCYRCPLHLSYPECDIACARDVARIIEFEDPQQISAFIGEPIQQGFGAYAPVKEYWRIIREICSNYGILLIIDEVICGFGRTGRWFGVDHFDIRPDIMTMAKGLSSGYVPLGGVGCTDEVMEPIESFMHVHTYSNHPVACAAALKNIEIMKEENLIENSARMGRYFLEGLRSLETHRIVGEVRGTGLWTAIDFTTDKRTRAPFPLDRLGNLVRHAKEKGLIIKIMGQALEFAPPLTIQEEDIDEALRILEECIVMEEKEMGL encoded by the coding sequence ATGGAAAAGATGAACAGCAGCGCCCGGCTCATCTTGAACAGGACTTCCAAACAGGAGATAGAGGGAGGGATCACGATCATCACAAGGGGTGAGGGAGTCCATGTCTACGATCAGGACGGAAAGCGCTACCTCGACCTGGTTTCCGGTGTGTTCAGGCCCGTCCACGTGGGCTATGGCCGCAAGGAAATCGCCCAGGCCGTCTACGACCAGATCTGTGAGCTTCCCTATTTCTGTCCTTCCCAGTACAGCAACATACCCGCTATGGAGTTGGCGGACGTCGTTGCCGGGATTTCGCCGGAGGGGCTGAACAGGTTCCTCTTCGTATGTGACGGCTCTGAGGCTGTGGAGGCGGCCTTCAAACTCGCCAAACACTACCACGAGTACATGGGAGACAAGAAGCGGACCAAGATCATCTCCCGGAGAGGGGCCTACCACGGGACCACCGGAGGTGCATTGCGGGCTCTGGGGACGTCGCTCCCTATGAGGCAGATCATGGAACCCTTTGCCGCGGCCAGTGTGTTTGTGGAGTCGCCTTACTGTTACCGCTGTCCTCTCCATTTGTCTTATCCCGAGTGTGATATTGCCTGTGCCAGGGACGTGGCGCGTATCATCGAATTTGAAGATCCTCAGCAGATTTCGGCCTTTATCGGTGAACCTATTCAGCAGGGGTTCGGTGCTTACGCTCCTGTGAAGGAATATTGGAGGATCATCCGGGAGATCTGCAGCAACTACGGGATCCTCCTGATTATCGACGAGGTTATCTGCGGATTCGGCCGGACGGGAAGATGGTTTGGGGTCGACCACTTCGATATTCGACCCGACATCATGACCATGGCCAAGGGGCTTTCGAGCGGGTACGTGCCCCTGGGTGGTGTCGGATGTACCGACGAGGTCATGGAGCCCATCGAGAGCTTCATGCACGTCCATACCTACAGCAACCACCCCGTTGCCTGTGCCGCTGCCCTGAAGAACATAGAGATCATGAAAGAAGAGAACCTGATCGAGAATTCTGCGAGAATGGGGAGATACTTCCTGGAGGGATTGAGGTCACTCGAGACTCACAGGATCGTGGGCGAGGTGAGGGGAACGGGCCTCTGGACTGCCATCGATTTCACGACGGACAAGAGGACCCGGGCCCCTTTCCCTTTGGATCGATTGGGCAATCTGGTCCGACATGCCAAGGAAAAGGGATTGATCATCAAGATCATGGGACAGGCCCTCGAGTTCGCCCCTCCCCTGACGATCCAGGAGGAGGATATCGATGAGGCCCTCAGGATCCTCGAGGAGTGCATCGTGATGGAAGAGAAGGAGATGGGGCTGTGA
- a CDS encoding tartrate dehydrogenase has protein sequence MKSYDIAVIPGDGVGREVARESVKLLKAAADKHGFDVKVEYFDWGCDYYLEHGEMMPEDVLDTLRHFDAIFLGCIGDASKVPDHVSLTLLLKIRKGFDQYVNLRPIRLYPGVETPVRSARPESVDMVVIRENTEGEYSNVGGIFKPGSPDGLALQTGVFTRKGCERVMRYAFELARKRRKLGGRAPVGMVTNCTKSNALNYSMVFWDSVFQEVSRDYPDIKTDSALVDAMTMWFVKNPEYFDVIVASNLFGDIITDLGAMLQGGMGFAAGGNLNPERVYPSMFEPIHGSAPKYAGKEVINPVAAIESIRMMLDHLGEREAAEGIEKAVARVLSEGKVRTRDMGGRHSTMEMGDAIERAFLEQR, from the coding sequence ATGAAATCCTATGACATCGCGGTCATTCCGGGCGACGGGGTCGGCAGGGAGGTGGCCCGGGAGTCTGTGAAGCTGCTGAAAGCGGCGGCGGACAAGCACGGGTTCGATGTGAAGGTCGAATATTTCGACTGGGGGTGCGACTACTACCTGGAACACGGCGAGATGATGCCAGAGGATGTCCTCGACACGCTGAGGCATTTCGATGCCATCTTTCTAGGGTGTATCGGAGATGCCAGCAAGGTGCCCGATCATGTCTCGCTCACCCTCCTGCTCAAGATCCGGAAGGGATTTGACCAGTACGTGAATCTCCGGCCGATCAGACTCTACCCCGGAGTTGAGACTCCGGTAAGGAGTGCAAGACCCGAGTCGGTCGATATGGTGGTCATCAGGGAGAACACCGAAGGGGAGTACTCGAATGTTGGAGGCATCTTCAAGCCCGGTTCGCCCGACGGCCTTGCACTGCAGACCGGCGTTTTCACCAGGAAGGGCTGTGAGAGGGTCATGCGGTACGCCTTTGAACTGGCTCGAAAGAGAAGGAAGCTCGGTGGGAGAGCCCCGGTGGGTATGGTGACCAACTGTACCAAGTCCAATGCACTCAACTACTCCATGGTTTTCTGGGATTCGGTCTTTCAGGAGGTTTCCAGGGACTATCCCGACATCAAGACCGATTCCGCCCTTGTGGATGCTATGACCATGTGGTTTGTCAAGAACCCGGAGTATTTCGATGTGATTGTGGCGTCGAATCTCTTCGGAGACATCATCACGGATCTGGGAGCCATGCTCCAGGGAGGGATGGGATTTGCCGCCGGTGGAAATCTCAATCCCGAAAGGGTCTATCCCTCCATGTTTGAGCCCATCCACGGCTCAGCCCCCAAGTATGCGGGCAAAGAAGTGATAAACCCCGTAGCCGCCATCGAGTCGATCCGGATGATGTTGGATCACCTGGGGGAGAGAGAGGCCGCAGAGGGTATCGAAAAGGCGGTGGCACGCGTCCTGTCCGAGGGGAAGGTGAGGACCAGGGACATGGGGGGAAGACATTCCACCATGGAGATGGGGGATGCCATAGAGAGGGCCTTCCTGGAGCAGAGGTAG